The following are from one region of the Leptospira neocaledonica genome:
- a CDS encoding toxin-antitoxin system YwqK family antitoxin has product MKFSKFIIFFICSFAFFCESAEKPNGLPPGAKYDKNMNAYILNEPGLSRIYYDNGKLYFECPLDENKLYHGLCKSYLRSEEGVSSQGKYEHGSKIGDWIWYFADGKPYIKQRFGSEIKVEFAKINGDEGNEEGPYERYYPEGTLEVKGSYKNGQKSDFWQKYFKDGELEYSGYYSKGRKIRTWFYYFPNRQTESVEVFDEKGNFLSRTIFSPGGKVLCEVQKKESRCG; this is encoded by the coding sequence ATGAAATTTTCAAAATTTATAATATTCTTCATTTGCTCCTTTGCATTTTTTTGTGAATCTGCTGAGAAACCTAATGGTCTTCCTCCGGGTGCAAAATACGACAAGAACATGAACGCATATATTTTGAACGAGCCGGGTCTCTCCAGAATATATTATGATAATGGAAAGTTGTATTTTGAATGTCCTTTAGATGAGAATAAACTCTATCATGGATTATGCAAATCCTATCTTAGATCCGAAGAAGGGGTTTCTTCCCAAGGAAAATACGAACACGGCTCCAAAATCGGGGACTGGATCTGGTATTTTGCAGACGGCAAACCCTATATCAAACAACGATTCGGAAGCGAGATCAAAGTCGAATTCGCCAAAATTAATGGCGATGAAGGAAACGAAGAAGGTCCGTACGAGAGATACTATCCGGAAGGAACTCTGGAAGTAAAAGGCAGTTATAAGAACGGGCAAAAATCCGATTTTTGGCAGAAATACTTCAAAGACGGAGAATTGGAATATTCGGGTTATTATTCTAAAGGGAGAAAGATCCGCACCTGGTTCTATTATTTCCCAAACAGACAAACCGAGTCTGTCGAAGTTTTTGATGAAAAAGGTAATTTTTTATCTAGAACTATTTTTTCCCCCGGCGGAAAAGTTCTCTGCGAAGTTCAGAAAAAAGAATCTCGCTGCGGATAA